From one Bacteroides intestinalis DSM 17393 genomic stretch:
- a CDS encoding penicillin-binding protein produces MTRYFFVVLVMGLLGIAIVVKAAVIMFAERQYWQDVADRFVKENVTVKPNRGNILSSDGKLMASSLPEYRIYMDFKAGGETKDTMLVNHMNEICEGLHKIFPDKSAAEFKSHLQKGRKKGSRNYLIYPRRISYIQYKEAKRLPVFNLNKYKGGFHEQVYNQRKKPFGSLAARTLGDLYADTAQGAKNGIELAFDTLLKGRDGITHRQKVMNKYLNIVDIAPVDGCDIISTLDVGMQDICEKALVDKLKEINATVGVAILMEVETGEVKAIVNMMKAGDCNYYEMRNNAISDMMEPGSTFKTASIMVALEDGKITPETEVDTGNGVMMMYGSKMRDHNWHRGGYGKINVTRILEVSSNVGVSYLIDKHYKDNPQKYVDGLKRMSIDQPLNLQISGEGKPNIKGPKERYFAKTTLPWMSIGYETQVPPLNILTFYNAIANNGTMVRPKFVRAAVKDGEVIKEYPTEVINPKICSDRTLTQIRDILEKVVSQGLAKPAGSKQFSVAGKTGTAQVSQGLAGYKSGRVNYLVSFCGYFPAEAPKYSCIVSIQKPGLPASGGLMAGSVFGKIAERVYAKNLRFDIRSAIDSTSNVIPPVKAGEMNEALQVLDGLNVPVQKQFSPKKGKEAWGHTQESPNAVILQAKEGTSSNTVPNVIGMGAKDAVYLLESKGLKVRISGIGKVKNQSIPGGNRVVKGQTIVLTLR; encoded by the coding sequence ATGACCCGCTACTTCTTTGTAGTCCTCGTAATGGGATTGCTGGGAATAGCTATTGTCGTTAAAGCCGCAGTCATCATGTTTGCGGAGCGACAGTATTGGCAGGATGTAGCCGACCGTTTCGTGAAAGAAAACGTGACGGTAAAGCCTAATCGTGGTAACATTCTTTCATCCGACGGCAAACTGATGGCAAGTTCCCTGCCCGAATATCGTATATACATGGACTTCAAGGCAGGAGGAGAAACCAAGGACACGATGTTGGTGAACCACATGAATGAAATATGTGAAGGGTTACATAAGATATTTCCTGATAAGAGTGCAGCTGAGTTCAAGTCACACTTACAGAAAGGGCGTAAAAAAGGTAGCCGGAACTATCTGATTTATCCGAGACGTATTTCATACATCCAGTACAAAGAAGCCAAGCGTCTGCCTGTTTTCAATCTGAACAAATACAAAGGCGGTTTCCACGAACAGGTATATAATCAGCGTAAAAAGCCGTTTGGCTCCTTGGCAGCCCGTACACTGGGTGACCTCTATGCAGATACTGCACAGGGGGCAAAGAATGGTATCGAACTGGCTTTTGACACTCTGCTGAAAGGACGTGACGGTATCACGCACCGCCAGAAAGTGATGAATAAATACCTGAACATCGTAGATATAGCTCCCGTAGATGGCTGCGACATTATCTCCACTCTCGATGTAGGTATGCAGGATATCTGCGAGAAAGCATTGGTGGATAAGTTGAAAGAAATCAATGCTACTGTAGGTGTAGCCATACTGATGGAAGTGGAAACAGGTGAAGTCAAAGCTATCGTCAACATGATGAAAGCTGGTGACTGCAACTATTATGAAATGCGTAATAATGCCATTAGCGATATGATGGAACCGGGGTCTACATTCAAGACGGCTTCTATCATGGTAGCCCTTGAAGACGGGAAAATTACTCCGGAGACGGAAGTAGATACCGGAAACGGTGTAATGATGATGTACGGTAGTAAGATGAGGGATCATAACTGGCATCGCGGTGGCTACGGGAAGATCAATGTAACCCGTATCCTGGAAGTTTCTTCCAATGTCGGTGTTTCGTACCTAATCGACAAGCACTACAAGGATAATCCTCAAAAGTATGTAGACGGGCTGAAGCGAATGAGCATTGACCAACCACTAAATCTACAAATCTCAGGTGAGGGAAAACCGAATATAAAAGGTCCGAAAGAAAGATATTTCGCCAAGACGACCTTACCATGGATGAGTATCGGTTACGAAACTCAGGTTCCGCCGCTCAACATCCTTACTTTCTATAATGCTATTGCCAATAATGGCACGATGGTGCGTCCTAAGTTTGTAAGAGCCGCTGTAAAAGATGGTGAGGTGATAAAAGAATATCCGACGGAGGTAATCAATCCGAAGATTTGCTCCGACCGCACCTTGACACAAATCCGCGATATTCTGGAAAAAGTGGTATCACAAGGATTGGCGAAACCGGCCGGAAGCAAACAATTCTCCGTAGCTGGGAAAACGGGTACGGCACAGGTATCCCAGGGTTTGGCAGGCTATAAGTCAGGACGGGTGAATTATTTGGTAAGTTTCTGCGGTTACTTTCCGGCAGAAGCACCGAAGTACAGTTGTATTGTTTCTATCCAGAAACCGGGACTTCCTGCCTCAGGTGGTTTGATGGCCGGTAGTGTATTCGGAAAGATTGCCGAAAGAGTGTATGCTAAAAATCTGCGGTTTGATATCCGCAGTGCAATAGATAGCACAAGCAATGTCATTCCTCCGGTAAAAGCAGGAGAAATGAATGAAGCATTGCAGGTGTTGGATGGGCTGAATGTTCCGGTACAAAAGCAGTTCTCTCCCAAGAAAGGGAAAGAAGCATGGGGACATACGCAGGAGTCCCCTAATGCAGTTATTCTGCAGGCCAAGGAGGGAACAAGCTCAAATACAGTTCCCAACGTCATAGGAATGGGAGCGAAAGATGCTGTTTACTTATTGGAAAGCAAAGGACTGAAAGTCAGAATAAGCGGTATAGGAAAGGTAAAGAATCAATCGATACCGGGTGGTAACCGCGTTGTGAAAGGTCAAACCATAGTTTTGACACTTCGTTAA